One window from the genome of Leptospira broomii serovar Hurstbridge str. 5399 encodes:
- the alaS gene encoding alanine--tRNA ligase, producing MKYKKVSEVRNTFLNYFKQKGHTVVPSSSLLPAGDPTLLFTTAGMVQFKPFFTGAVDLPYTRATSAQKCLRTTDLENVGKTERHCTFFEMLGNFSFGDYFKEEAIEFALDCSVNYLGFPKDKIWITVFENDDEAEKIWISKGIPVERITRLGKKDNFWGPAGDSGACGPCSELYLDRGPEKGFPDCGTKKECRPGCDCDRFLEFWNIVFNQFNQDTDGNLHPLKQTGIDTGSGLERVALLLQGVDSVYDTDELRGIISEVEKVSGKSYGESTKVPFRVITDHIRSALFAVSDGIYPDRTGRGYVIRRLIRRAVLFARKLDLKEPFLHKLVKPVVTIYKERYPELEKHASSVERTLLAEEELFLKTLEIGLEKIGVLVAKTKASESTVFSGKDSFLLYGTYGFPAEMTEEIVAEHGLSFDRSGFEEELEKDRQSSRETWKANRTSLFTGIKTDKTEFLGYTRLEARSEIEHAFLDNKPAISLTEGQSGVLTFKATPFYPEGGGQVGDTGFIRKDASIFKVLDTQKENDIILHYGIVLNGSFNVGDEAVLEVERERREKLKSHHSGTHLLNGALRSLLGAHVMQKGSIVSPEYLRFDFSHPTPLSEEEIRKVESWVNDSIGMSIPVETKVLPIEEAKKTGAVAAFDEKYGDSVRVLQMGDRSLEFCGGTHVLNTGDIRYFFIKKESSPGAGNRRIEAVAGPVVIETFQTRFAELTSAVQTLNLKIKEELNEESASLSIKASVPGPEEIRAIFEKKGAGAVSELRNLSEKLSLEIEETQSKFLKEKKNRESRDFENNPQILSSILSAANIVGSVKIVHAIFDSKDAKALKGLSDNLKVREKDIVAILASRNDEDASIVVTCSSSLAGKLVHCGDLVKAACEVLGGKGGGKPDMAQGGGKNVSKVEEAVELAVNRALAGLNGSKV from the coding sequence ATGAAGTATAAGAAAGTTTCCGAAGTTCGTAACACCTTCCTGAATTACTTTAAGCAGAAAGGTCATACAGTTGTTCCTTCTTCCTCTCTCCTTCCTGCAGGAGATCCCACCTTATTATTTACCACCGCAGGAATGGTGCAATTCAAGCCTTTCTTTACCGGTGCAGTCGACCTTCCTTACACTCGCGCTACTTCCGCTCAAAAATGTCTAAGAACCACCGATCTGGAGAATGTCGGGAAAACGGAGAGGCATTGTACTTTCTTTGAAATGCTCGGAAATTTCAGTTTCGGGGATTATTTTAAGGAGGAAGCCATCGAGTTCGCCTTGGATTGTTCCGTGAATTATCTCGGGTTTCCGAAAGATAAAATTTGGATCACGGTATTCGAGAACGACGACGAGGCGGAAAAGATTTGGATATCTAAGGGAATTCCCGTGGAGAGAATCACCCGCCTCGGTAAAAAGGATAATTTTTGGGGACCGGCGGGGGATAGCGGAGCTTGCGGCCCATGTTCCGAATTATATTTGGATCGGGGTCCGGAGAAAGGATTCCCGGACTGCGGAACCAAAAAAGAATGTCGTCCCGGTTGCGATTGCGATCGTTTTTTAGAATTTTGGAATATAGTTTTTAATCAATTCAACCAGGATACCGACGGGAATCTGCACCCTCTAAAGCAGACCGGGATTGATACCGGATCCGGCTTGGAAAGAGTCGCCTTACTTCTTCAGGGGGTTGATTCGGTTTACGATACGGACGAACTACGGGGTATTATTTCGGAGGTAGAGAAAGTTTCGGGAAAATCGTACGGGGAAAGTACGAAAGTTCCCTTCCGAGTAATCACCGATCATATTCGCTCGGCATTATTTGCCGTTTCGGACGGGATTTATCCCGATCGTACGGGGCGCGGTTACGTGATTCGTCGCTTAATTCGTCGAGCGGTACTCTTTGCGCGTAAACTTGATCTAAAAGAACCGTTTTTGCATAAACTAGTAAAACCGGTGGTTACTATTTATAAAGAACGTTACCCGGAACTGGAAAAACACGCGTCGTCCGTGGAGCGAACTCTGCTCGCCGAAGAAGAGCTATTCCTGAAAACTTTAGAGATCGGTTTGGAGAAAATTGGAGTTCTCGTTGCAAAAACCAAAGCATCGGAATCGACGGTATTTTCGGGAAAAGATAGTTTTCTTCTCTACGGTACTTACGGCTTTCCTGCGGAAATGACCGAAGAGATCGTAGCCGAACACGGGCTTTCATTCGATAGGAGCGGCTTCGAGGAAGAGCTGGAAAAGGACCGTCAATCTTCTCGAGAAACATGGAAGGCGAATCGAACCAGTTTATTTACCGGAATCAAGACGGATAAAACGGAATTTTTGGGCTATACTCGATTGGAAGCTCGTTCTGAAATCGAGCACGCCTTCCTGGATAACAAACCGGCGATATCGTTAACGGAAGGACAGTCGGGAGTCTTGACCTTTAAAGCTACGCCCTTTTATCCCGAAGGGGGAGGGCAGGTAGGTGATACGGGTTTTATCCGTAAGGACGCTTCTATATTCAAGGTTTTGGATACTCAGAAAGAGAATGATATCATACTACATTATGGTATCGTGTTGAACGGCAGTTTTAACGTAGGCGATGAGGCGGTTTTGGAAGTCGAAAGAGAAAGACGCGAAAAACTGAAATCACACCATTCGGGAACCCATCTTCTGAACGGGGCATTGAGAAGTTTGCTGGGCGCTCACGTAATGCAAAAAGGCTCTATCGTGTCTCCCGAATATTTACGATTCGATTTTTCGCATCCGACTCCGTTAAGCGAAGAAGAGATTCGTAAAGTCGAATCCTGGGTAAACGATAGTATCGGTATGTCGATACCGGTAGAAACCAAAGTTTTACCGATCGAAGAAGCCAAAAAAACCGGCGCAGTCGCCGCCTTTGACGAGAAATACGGAGACTCGGTTCGAGTCCTGCAGATGGGCGACCGATCCCTTGAATTCTGCGGAGGAACTCACGTTTTAAATACGGGAGATATCAGATACTTTTTTATAAAGAAGGAATCCAGTCCCGGGGCGGGGAATCGCAGGATCGAGGCGGTTGCGGGTCCGGTCGTAATCGAAACCTTTCAAACTAGATTTGCGGAATTGACGAGCGCTGTACAAACTTTGAATTTAAAAATCAAAGAAGAGCTAAACGAGGAATCCGCTTCCCTATCCATCAAAGCGAGCGTGCCGGGTCCGGAGGAGATCCGCGCGATTTTCGAAAAAAAAGGGGCCGGAGCGGTTTCCGAATTACGGAATCTTTCCGAAAAACTGAGTTTGGAAATCGAGGAGACCCAATCGAAATTTTTGAAGGAAAAGAAAAATAGGGAATCTCGCGACTTCGAGAACAATCCGCAAATACTTTCCTCCATACTCTCCGCAGCTAACATCGTTGGCTCCGTCAAAATCGTTCACGCGATTTTCGATTCCAAGGACGCCAAGGCATTAAAAGGACTTTCGGATAATTTGAAAGTCCGGGAAAAGGATATTGTCGCAATCCTGGCGAGTCGCAACGATGAAGACGCAAGCATCGTAGTCACTTGCTCTTCGTCTTTAGCCGGTAAACTCGTCCACTGCGGAGATTTGGTAAAAGCCGCCTGCGAAGTATTAGGTGGTAAAGGCGGAGGAAAGCCGGATATGGCCCAGGGTGGCGGAAAAAACGTATCTAAGGTGGAAGAGGCAGTGGAATTAGCAGTGAATCGAGCTTTGGCAGGCTTGAACGGGAGTAAAGTATGA
- the rpsI gene encoding 30S ribosomal protein S9, with protein sequence MATAKEIWAVGRRKNAIARVKLKEGSGKILVNDKDIKDYLHNSRSNLKEALSPLALLNLSDKFDLKLNVSGGGIIGQVGAIRHALARVICRYNPEFRPTVKKEGLLTRDPRMVERKKYGLHKARRGTQFSKR encoded by the coding sequence ATGGCAACTGCCAAGGAAATTTGGGCCGTAGGTCGTCGTAAGAACGCAATTGCCCGTGTGAAATTAAAAGAAGGTTCCGGTAAGATTCTTGTAAACGACAAGGATATTAAAGATTATCTTCATAATAGCCGCTCTAATCTAAAAGAGGCGCTTAGCCCTCTTGCGCTTTTGAACTTGAGTGATAAGTTCGATCTAAAACTGAACGTTTCCGGTGGGGGAATAATCGGTCAAGTGGGAGCAATTCGCCACGCACTAGCCCGCGTCATTTGCCGTTATAATCCTGAGTTCAGACCGACAGTTAAGAAAGAAGGTTTACTAACTCGTGACCCGAGAATGGTAGAGCGTAAGAAATACGGTCTACACAAAGCTCGTAGAGGAACCCAGTTCTCTAAACGTTAA
- the mpl17 gene encoding cell surface protein MPL17, whose product MKLKLFVLALMLGISFGVTAEEESPVKFKLEKGIGETYFLKIVHPSNFGIQKDAPHKITVSAGPGLKVESADLKLKGKTSSKKKEYFESVDPMAITLKGAGELEIHAKIFYCDYNRNICIPGKIVQKEIIK is encoded by the coding sequence ATGAAATTGAAATTATTTGTCTTAGCGCTTATGCTCGGAATTTCTTTCGGGGTTACCGCGGAAGAGGAAAGTCCGGTCAAATTCAAATTAGAAAAAGGAATCGGAGAGACGTATTTTTTGAAGATCGTTCATCCGTCTAATTTCGGAATCCAGAAAGACGCACCTCATAAAATAACGGTCAGCGCCGGACCCGGTCTGAAAGTAGAGTCGGCTGACTTAAAATTAAAAGGTAAAACATCCAGTAAGAAAAAAGAATATTTCGAATCGGTGGATCCTATGGCGATTACTCTAAAAGGCGCCGGCGAACTCGAAATTCATGCCAAGATCTTTTACTGCGATTACAACCGGAACATTTGTATTCCTGGAAAAATCGTCCAAAAGGAAATAATAAAGTAG
- a CDS encoding MBL fold metallo-hydrolase has product MQSRFEHKRYSYEGISEGGIRTSIIMPNLNLMFDIGHQNPNKIHIGKLLLTHAHLDHSAGIPYYVSQRSLRKLTPPKIYVPKELETPLHEILALYSKIEDFPYRYELFGVAEGEEVEIDPYHTFKPWRTFHRVVSQGYTVYERKKKLKTEFQGLGSAELAEKKKVSGPIDEIISKPVVSFSGDTKIEYVLTHKDVAESEVIFLECTYIDEERDVAKAREWGHIHLDEILHNLSAFKNEKIVLIHFSKRYPIPYIKKVIAKKIPASERDRFHLFLPE; this is encoded by the coding sequence ATGCAAAGTCGTTTCGAACATAAGCGGTATTCCTACGAGGGAATTTCCGAAGGAGGAATCCGCACTTCGATTATTATGCCGAACTTAAATCTGATGTTCGATATCGGTCATCAGAATCCTAATAAGATTCATATCGGTAAGTTGTTATTGACTCACGCTCATTTGGATCACTCTGCGGGAATCCCTTATTATGTTTCCCAACGATCCTTGCGTAAACTCACTCCTCCTAAAATTTACGTTCCGAAGGAGCTGGAAACTCCTCTGCACGAAATCTTGGCTCTTTATTCCAAGATAGAGGATTTTCCTTATCGATACGAATTATTCGGAGTTGCGGAAGGCGAAGAAGTCGAGATAGATCCGTACCATACCTTCAAACCTTGGAGGACATTCCATCGAGTCGTTTCTCAAGGTTATACCGTTTACGAACGTAAGAAAAAATTAAAAACGGAATTTCAAGGACTTGGTTCCGCCGAGCTCGCCGAGAAAAAAAAAGTTTCCGGACCGATCGACGAAATCATTTCGAAGCCGGTCGTTAGTTTTTCCGGCGATACAAAAATCGAATACGTGCTAACTCACAAGGATGTTGCGGAGTCTGAAGTTATTTTTCTGGAATGCACATATATCGACGAAGAACGGGATGTCGCGAAGGCAAGAGAATGGGGGCATATTCATCTGGATGAAATTCTTCATAATTTGTCGGCTTTCAAAAACGAAAAAATCGTACTCATTCATTTCTCTAAACGATACCCGATACCTTATATCAAGAAAGTGATCGCTAAGAAAATTCCCGCTTCGGAGAGGGATCGATTTCATCTTTTTCTACCTGAATGA
- a CDS encoding O-methyltransferase, with protein MSDSNKQPDKKGLSLYKDGLEEWIDRDLVRRPYPWLYHLEENASRDKVPVLSPASGAVLAFLVSSWVPVRILELGTGYGVSLIWIYSALNETAKIQSVDREIQFMEKTQSYLDRLADSSSRVELLRGECLEACRRFLSSTTDEREFLFVDCDKIRYPEILKLIRDSGKGRRLRAVFDNVLWHGRPADPNRQAPSDQAIRSFWAILKESGLPYTLFPVGDGLICIDFY; from the coding sequence ATGTCTGATTCAAATAAACAACCGGATAAAAAAGGATTGTCGCTTTACAAAGACGGCTTGGAGGAATGGATCGATCGCGATCTAGTTCGTCGTCCTTATCCGTGGCTCTATCATCTGGAAGAAAACGCTTCCAGAGATAAGGTTCCGGTTCTTTCCCCGGCCTCGGGAGCGGTACTCGCCTTTCTCGTCTCATCCTGGGTTCCAGTTAGAATCCTTGAATTAGGGACGGGATACGGAGTCTCTTTGATTTGGATTTATTCAGCTTTAAATGAAACCGCTAAAATCCAAAGTGTAGATCGAGAAATTCAATTTATGGAAAAGACTCAATCCTATCTGGATCGGTTGGCCGACAGCTCCTCTCGAGTGGAGCTCCTACGCGGAGAATGCTTAGAGGCTTGTAGAAGATTTTTATCTTCGACGACGGACGAAAGGGAATTCCTATTTGTCGATTGCGATAAGATTCGATATCCGGAAATTCTAAAATTGATTCGAGATTCCGGAAAGGGAAGAAGGCTTAGAGCCGTATTTGATAATGTGCTCTGGCATGGGAGGCCGGCAGATCCTAATCGCCAGGCCCCCTCCGACCAGGCGATCCGTTCATTCTGGGCGATCCTAAAAGAATCGGGCTTGCCTTATACTCTGTTCCCCGTCGGAGACGGTCTAATCTGCATCGATTTTTACTAG
- a CDS encoding M16 family metallopeptidase, whose translation MKFSRSAFFILLVFLVLPAGTNSAPGDFVKNVKIPPLEFHFPEIKEIQLDPNTRVLFLPNEEFPLRTLEISFYAGPSYYPEIKYELSEILPEAWKKGGTQSHPGESFAEVWESYGSRLRVDSDLETVTLTFSWLTRYDKESRALISEFLKQPKFGQEAFEIAKLQLGEQIKRRNDNIAALAGRKAMELAYKGKIRGTSVSQTRLDGLTEEGVSDYYKNVVLKSRKSVLVTGEWRESEVPGFLAEVLPNSNEVAKKDPELLSQTELEKNLKSVGYKNLIVDKGNTQNVVLFLGVGPAHNHPDFYAIQLLNYIVGGGGFNSYFMSRIRSDKGLAYSSSSHPIFEKDHSLIFFMTQTKSQTTMEVYDLMGEILSDKTFSKITEEELKNAKEAILNKFIFLFTDSLEILRNEARFREHRMPKDYLRIYRDKIQAVSLEDLRKVGKTYFRRDGLTAIVSGPKTSVQQDLPSLKVIGPEDPVP comes from the coding sequence ATGAAATTCTCTCGATCGGCTTTTTTCATTCTTTTAGTCTTCCTAGTTTTGCCCGCCGGAACGAATTCGGCGCCGGGCGATTTCGTTAAGAACGTCAAGATTCCTCCTCTTGAATTTCATTTTCCGGAAATAAAAGAGATTCAATTGGATCCGAATACTCGGGTTCTATTTCTGCCTAACGAGGAGTTCCCGCTGCGCACATTGGAAATATCCTTTTATGCCGGGCCTTCCTATTATCCCGAGATAAAATACGAATTGTCGGAAATCCTTCCCGAAGCTTGGAAGAAGGGAGGAACTCAATCTCACCCCGGGGAATCGTTTGCGGAAGTATGGGAATCATACGGTTCTCGTTTGCGTGTCGATTCGGACTTGGAGACGGTTACCTTAACATTTTCTTGGCTGACTAGATACGATAAAGAATCGAGGGCTTTAATTTCCGAGTTTTTGAAACAGCCTAAGTTCGGTCAGGAAGCTTTCGAGATCGCTAAACTACAATTAGGCGAGCAGATTAAACGAAGAAACGATAATATAGCCGCTCTTGCCGGGCGAAAGGCAATGGAGCTTGCCTACAAAGGGAAAATTCGCGGCACTTCCGTTTCTCAAACCCGTTTGGACGGATTGACCGAGGAAGGAGTTTCCGACTATTATAAGAATGTCGTCTTAAAATCCCGTAAATCGGTTTTAGTCACCGGAGAATGGCGGGAATCGGAAGTACCGGGCTTTTTGGCCGAAGTATTACCTAATTCGAATGAAGTAGCGAAGAAGGACCCCGAATTGTTGTCGCAGACGGAACTTGAGAAGAACTTAAAATCGGTGGGATATAAGAATCTCATCGTCGACAAAGGTAACACTCAAAATGTAGTCCTATTTTTGGGAGTCGGACCTGCGCACAATCATCCCGATTTTTATGCGATCCAACTTCTGAACTATATCGTAGGCGGAGGCGGCTTTAATTCCTATTTTATGAGCAGGATTCGTTCGGATAAGGGGCTGGCTTATTCTTCGTCTAGTCACCCTATTTTTGAAAAAGACCATTCTTTGATTTTTTTCATGACCCAAACCAAATCGCAAACTACTATGGAAGTTTACGATTTAATGGGAGAAATTTTAAGCGATAAAACATTCTCGAAAATAACCGAAGAAGAATTAAAGAACGCTAAAGAAGCGATTCTGAATAAATTTATTTTTCTTTTTACGGACTCTCTTGAAATTCTCAGAAATGAGGCTCGATTTAGGGAACACCGCATGCCTAAGGATTATCTTCGTATTTATCGGGATAAAATTCAAGCGGTGAGTTTGGAAGATCTGCGAAAAGTCGGAAAAACGTATTTCCGTAGAGACGGATTGACTGCTATCGTTTCGGGACCGAAAACATCGGTCCAGCAGGATCTTCCCTCTTTGAAAGTGATCGGTCCAGAGGACCCCGTTCCTTAG
- the rplM gene encoding 50S ribosomal protein L13: MPIISKQHRTPSLKKEQAEKAWYVVDAEGKTLGRLASEIAHRLRGKHKPTFTPHVDCGDNIIVVNAAKVSVTGNKESQKEYFHHSRYPGGMTVTPLQDMRKKHPERILYEAVKGMLPKSKLGAEMLTHFRIFPGAEHNLGAQKPTKLEL; this comes from the coding sequence ATGCCAATCATATCTAAACAGCATAGAACTCCTTCCTTGAAAAAGGAACAAGCCGAGAAGGCTTGGTACGTCGTGGATGCCGAAGGAAAGACCTTAGGCCGCCTGGCTTCGGAAATCGCCCATAGACTTAGGGGCAAACATAAGCCCACATTTACTCCCCACGTCGATTGTGGAGATAATATCATCGTAGTTAACGCAGCCAAGGTCTCCGTAACCGGAAACAAAGAGAGCCAAAAAGAATACTTTCATCACTCTCGCTATCCCGGTGGTATGACGGTAACTCCTCTTCAGGATATGAGAAAAAAACATCCCGAGAGAATTTTGTATGAAGCAGTGAAAGGCATGCTTCCCAAAAGCAAACTTGGTGCAGAAATGCTCACCCATTTCCGGATTTTCCCGGGAGCGGAACACAATCTCGGCGCTCAGAAGCCGACGAAACTGGAACTCTAG
- a CDS encoding YajQ family cyclic di-GMP-binding protein translates to MSDPSFDVVSEIDRPELQNAVTQAISEIKTRFDFKGSKSEIKLEEESLTLTSDNEAKLESVIDVLINKMAKRGLGLKSFDFKSKIEPATGNTVRMKVKIRNGLEKEQTKEITKIVKDSKLKVTATIMGTSVRIQGKKKDDLQEVMHLLKSADLPFDLQFQNYK, encoded by the coding sequence ATGAGCGATCCTTCGTTTGACGTCGTATCCGAGATTGATAGACCGGAGTTGCAGAACGCAGTAACGCAAGCCATCAGCGAAATAAAAACCAGATTCGACTTTAAGGGTTCCAAGTCGGAGATTAAGTTAGAGGAAGAAAGCCTCACGCTGACTTCGGATAATGAGGCAAAGCTGGAGAGCGTGATCGACGTTTTGATCAATAAGATGGCAAAACGCGGCTTAGGATTAAAATCCTTCGACTTTAAATCTAAGATCGAACCTGCAACAGGAAATACCGTTCGAATGAAAGTAAAAATTCGTAACGGTCTTGAAAAAGAACAGACTAAGGAAATCACCAAGATCGTAAAAGATTCAAAGCTGAAAGTGACTGCAACGATCATGGGAACAAGCGTACGCATTCAGGGAAAGAAAAAGGACGATTTGCAGGAGGTCATGCATTTACTGAAATCGGCGGACCTCCCTTTCGATCTTCAATTCCAAAATTATAAATGA
- a CDS encoding lipoprotein — translation MQSKTIAILTLLILSLVVCKTPKKEDAPVSGTKSVVQESAPAEEDQFVKATEGFINSSTYQVVVSSLEGSEHEALELARKRALNLFIAEKGDLFRPTDRKFLKELVEMKGKIVKTSKPINGKTYYLFHISQPDLKVELKK, via the coding sequence ATGCAAAGTAAAACTATTGCGATACTTACCCTACTAATCCTTTCACTCGTAGTTTGTAAAACTCCGAAAAAAGAAGACGCACCCGTCAGCGGAACAAAATCGGTAGTTCAGGAATCCGCTCCCGCCGAAGAGGATCAATTCGTCAAAGCTACCGAAGGGTTTATCAATTCTTCCACTTATCAGGTCGTCGTCTCTTCGCTGGAAGGTAGCGAACACGAAGCTCTTGAGCTGGCCCGGAAAAGAGCCTTAAACCTGTTTATTGCCGAAAAAGGCGACTTATTTAGACCTACCGACCGAAAGTTTCTGAAAGAGTTGGTGGAGATGAAAGGAAAAATCGTCAAAACTTCGAAGCCGATCAACGGAAAAACATATTATCTTTTTCATATTTCCCAACCCGATCTAAAGGTCGAATTGAAAAAGTAA
- a CDS encoding YceI family protein yields MKLMITKSDLLARGRFVFFGLILASIYLAGLQSKTDAAPKAGVCKFTLDPEKTSLEWKAFKFTEKNGVGGKFTKLGITGYKTGKSPEAALKGLKFALEPIDLDSGNPERDAKIKGAFFGALKSGGRISGHFVSAKFDSTGSAGTGIVKLSLNGITKDLPLTFTLENGELFKVKGSINLTDWKASSAVAALNEVCKDLHTGKDGKSVLWPDIEISITSTLKTACP; encoded by the coding sequence ATGAAACTAATGATCACGAAATCCGATTTACTCGCCCGAGGACGTTTCGTTTTCTTCGGACTTATCTTAGCCTCGATCTACCTCGCAGGTTTGCAATCCAAAACGGACGCCGCCCCGAAGGCGGGAGTCTGTAAATTTACCCTTGATCCGGAAAAGACAAGCTTAGAATGGAAAGCTTTTAAATTTACTGAAAAAAACGGTGTGGGTGGAAAATTTACTAAACTTGGAATAACAGGTTATAAAACCGGGAAATCTCCCGAAGCTGCATTGAAAGGATTGAAATTTGCGTTAGAGCCGATCGATCTCGATAGCGGCAATCCGGAACGGGATGCGAAAATCAAGGGCGCATTCTTCGGTGCTCTTAAGAGCGGAGGTAGAATTTCAGGTCATTTCGTTTCGGCCAAGTTCGATTCGACCGGGTCTGCCGGCACTGGAATTGTCAAATTATCCTTAAACGGAATTACTAAAGATCTACCTTTGACTTTTACTTTGGAAAACGGGGAATTGTTCAAGGTAAAAGGGAGTATTAATTTGACGGATTGGAAAGCGAGCTCGGCAGTCGCCGCTCTTAACGAAGTATGTAAAGATCTGCATACCGGGAAAGACGGTAAATCCGTACTTTGGCCGGATATCGAGATTTCGATTACTTCTACGCTAAAGACGGCATGCCCTTGA
- a CDS encoding M16 family metallopeptidase, with protein sequence MWNSFPKTKRTVLLALIFISSFAGLKAEEDLFSRIRTSLEARVRKVVLKNGIRLLLMKREGSPTVAVYTKFLVGSVDETPEIAGTAHLLEHMLFKGTKNIGTNNYEKEKIYLEQIRVWGKRLDSYRIKEREYIQNKEAIPEDFIKEKAVLETRFKSLLDFHRRFVVSNEDSYIYDKNGGTGFNAYTTDDVTNYQILLPSNRLEIWAKLESDRLKNPILREYYTERDVVLEERRMRVDNQGLGILREKFLGAAFEKHPYRMPVIGYESNLPFLDIDKTEDFFRRNYRPGNMAIAIVGDLDFAAAEALVRKYFEDIPDGSPAQPIRQKETYDHDTRRVSVRHSSGPMKVMGWLTPAPPHIDRPVLDLIDAILTQGETGRLYKRLVLREKLAQKVSCWTGEPGERYDSLFAIYVTNVRGADPDKIETSILEEIETLKNESVSDEELLKIKNQIVADYIRGLNSNGKLADVLTYYELLAGNWAAIFDDYSQLDRVSSEDIKRVAKKYFVPRNLTVGDLITSEGEQK encoded by the coding sequence ATGTGGAACTCCTTCCCGAAAACAAAACGAACGGTTCTTTTAGCTCTCATTTTCATTTCCTCTTTTGCCGGTTTGAAAGCAGAAGAAGACCTATTTTCTCGCATTCGGACATCCCTAGAAGCCAGAGTCAGAAAAGTCGTTCTTAAGAACGGAATTCGACTGCTCTTAATGAAGCGGGAAGGATCTCCTACCGTTGCCGTATATACGAAATTCTTAGTGGGCTCCGTGGATGAAACTCCGGAAATCGCGGGTACGGCGCATTTGTTGGAGCATATGCTCTTTAAGGGGACTAAAAATATAGGAACGAATAATTACGAAAAGGAAAAGATCTATCTGGAGCAAATTCGCGTCTGGGGAAAACGGTTGGATTCCTATCGTATTAAAGAAAGAGAATATATTCAAAATAAGGAAGCGATTCCGGAAGATTTTATAAAGGAAAAAGCCGTTTTAGAGACTAGGTTCAAGAGTCTTTTGGATTTTCATCGAAGATTCGTCGTTTCTAACGAGGATTCCTATATCTATGATAAGAATGGAGGAACCGGCTTTAACGCTTATACGACGGACGACGTCACGAATTATCAAATTTTACTTCCTTCGAATCGACTGGAAATATGGGCAAAATTGGAATCGGATCGGCTCAAAAATCCTATATTAAGAGAATATTATACGGAAAGGGATGTCGTTCTTGAAGAAAGAAGAATGCGGGTCGATAACCAAGGACTCGGAATTTTACGGGAGAAGTTCTTGGGAGCGGCATTTGAAAAGCATCCTTACCGCATGCCGGTAATCGGTTACGAATCGAATCTTCCGTTCTTGGATATCGACAAAACGGAGGATTTTTTCCGGAGAAACTATCGTCCCGGTAACATGGCGATCGCGATCGTTGGTGATCTCGATTTCGCAGCGGCGGAAGCACTGGTTCGAAAATACTTCGAGGATATTCCGGACGGAAGTCCCGCGCAGCCGATTCGTCAGAAAGAAACTTACGATCATGACACGCGCAGGGTAAGCGTTCGGCATTCTTCAGGACCGATGAAAGTAATGGGTTGGCTGACGCCGGCGCCTCCGCATATCGATCGACCGGTTTTAGATTTGATCGACGCGATATTGACTCAAGGTGAGACGGGCCGATTGTATAAGCGACTTGTCCTAAGGGAAAAATTGGCCCAGAAAGTCTCTTGTTGGACCGGCGAGCCCGGCGAAAGATACGATAGTCTATTTGCCATTTACGTAACGAACGTCCGAGGCGCCGATCCTGATAAAATCGAAACCTCGATCTTGGAGGAAATTGAAACCTTGAAGAACGAATCCGTAAGCGACGAAGAACTCCTAAAAATAAAAAATCAGATCGTTGCGGACTATATTCGCGGATTGAATAGCAACGGAAAGCTTGCGGACGTGTTGACATATTACGAACTCTTGGCCGGGAACTGGGCCGCGATTTTCGACGATTATTCTCAATTGGATAGAGTCTCGTCCGAAGACATAAAAAGAGTGGCTAAGAAATATTTCGTGCCTCGAAATTTAACGGTCGGTGATTTAATCACCTCCGAGGGAGAACAAAAATGA